Proteins found in one Tsukamurella paurometabola DSM 20162 genomic segment:
- a CDS encoding GTP-binding protein, with amino-acid sequence METAAPLPVTVLSGFLGAGKTTLLNHLLSNREGRRIAVIVNDMSEVNVDASLIGLGGFDRTQEKLVELSNGCICCTLREDLVDAVGAIARQRTPDGAPRFDHLVIESTGISEPMPVAATFDWTFDDGSRLGDIAVLDTMVTVVDASTFLGEIAKGHNLAQRGMGAAPDDERSIADLLVDQVEFADVVLLSKLDLISAAAGGAVQAAVGRLNPRAKILPLRHGALELAEVIGTGLFDHEAASAVAGWDDEVLGGHTPETEEYGISSFAYRSDRPFHPQRLLESLSEVRAVLRSKGFCWIASRPDLVAVWSQAGPNLTIEPAAYWSHVDGVPQQELVFIGVKLDADRMRSLLDRALLTDAEVADGPAAWRDYPDHLPAWNVPDHVH; translated from the coding sequence ATGGAAACCGCAGCTCCCCTCCCTGTCACCGTCCTGTCCGGATTCCTCGGCGCCGGGAAGACCACCCTCCTCAACCACCTGCTGAGCAACCGCGAGGGCCGCCGCATCGCCGTGATCGTCAACGACATGAGCGAGGTCAACGTCGACGCCTCCCTGATCGGGCTCGGCGGCTTCGACCGCACGCAGGAGAAGCTCGTCGAGCTGAGCAACGGGTGCATATGCTGCACCCTGCGCGAGGATCTGGTGGACGCCGTCGGAGCCATCGCCCGCCAGCGCACGCCCGACGGTGCGCCGCGCTTCGACCACCTGGTGATCGAGTCGACCGGCATCTCCGAGCCGATGCCCGTGGCGGCCACCTTCGACTGGACCTTCGACGACGGCAGCCGGCTCGGCGATATCGCAGTCCTCGACACGATGGTGACGGTGGTCGACGCGAGCACCTTCCTCGGCGAGATCGCGAAGGGGCACAACCTCGCCCAGCGCGGGATGGGCGCCGCTCCGGACGACGAGCGCTCCATCGCCGACCTCCTCGTCGATCAGGTCGAGTTCGCCGACGTGGTGTTGCTCAGCAAGCTGGACCTGATCTCGGCCGCCGCGGGCGGCGCCGTCCAGGCCGCGGTGGGACGCCTGAATCCCCGCGCGAAGATCCTGCCGTTGCGCCACGGCGCACTCGAGCTCGCCGAGGTGATCGGTACCGGGCTGTTCGATCACGAAGCCGCCTCCGCGGTCGCTGGGTGGGACGACGAGGTTCTCGGCGGGCACACTCCGGAGACGGAGGAGTACGGCATCTCGTCGTTCGCTTACCGGTCCGACCGTCCGTTTCATCCGCAGCGCCTCCTGGAATCACTGAGCGAGGTCCGGGCGGTGCTGCGCAGCAAGGGGTTCTGCTGGATCGCCAGCCGTCCAGATCTGGTGGCCGTGTGGTCGCAGGCAGGACCGAATCTCACCATCGAGCCCGCGGCGTACTGGTCGCACGTCGATGGCGTCCCGCAACAGGAATTGGTGTTCATCGGGGTCAAGCTCGACGCCGACCGCATGCGGTCACTGCTCGACCGCGCTCTGCTCACCGACGCCGAGGTGGCCGACGGGCCGGCTGCGTGGCGCGACTACCCTGATCATCTGCCCGCGTGGAATGTGCCCGATCACGTTCATTGA
- a CDS encoding glycerol-3-phosphate dehydrogenase/oxidase — MTERFAAALESVDPRSRLDATRRKADLATLADDPAVDVLVIGGGVTGTGVALDAASRGLSVALVDKHDLAFGTSRWSSKLVHGGLRYLASGAVGIAHESAVERDVLIRSIAPHLTRPLAQVVPLLADVSTFDAALTRVGFLAGDVLRRAAGTPATELGRSRRISAAEVIRMAPTVKRAGLRGGLLNWDGQLTDDARLTVAIARTAAAHGARILTHCAASQVTGTAATVTDELTGASRAIRARAVINATGVWAGTVDPAIALRPSRGTHLVFRQDVFGGLTAGLTVPVPGAFGRYVFALPQPDGRIYVGLTDEEADGPLPDVPTASEEEIDFLLATVSLALDTPLRRDHIAGTFAGLRPLLDSGAGRTADVSRKHAVLTRGDGLITVVGGKLTTYRRMAQDAVDAAVTASGLLTGPSVTRSVPLVGAAPRGELAAVAAPQRLVHKYGTEATAVAALAEVQPALAEPVTAGTEITGAEMLYGALVEGALTVDDLLERRTRLSLIPHVAAAATSSAEAALAAQ, encoded by the coding sequence GTGACCGAAAGATTCGCCGCCGCACTCGAGTCGGTGGACCCGCGCTCCCGGCTCGACGCGACGCGCCGCAAGGCCGACCTCGCCACCCTCGCCGACGACCCCGCCGTGGACGTCCTGGTGATCGGCGGCGGAGTCACCGGCACCGGAGTAGCACTCGACGCCGCGAGCCGGGGACTATCGGTGGCGCTGGTGGACAAGCACGATCTGGCCTTCGGCACCAGCCGGTGGTCATCGAAATTGGTGCACGGCGGCCTGCGCTACCTCGCCTCGGGTGCGGTGGGCATCGCACATGAGAGCGCAGTGGAACGCGATGTCCTGATCCGGTCGATAGCCCCGCACCTGACCCGCCCGCTCGCACAGGTCGTGCCGCTGCTCGCCGATGTTTCGACGTTCGACGCCGCACTCACCCGGGTCGGCTTCCTCGCCGGCGACGTCTTGCGCCGCGCCGCAGGCACTCCGGCTACGGAACTGGGCCGTTCGCGACGCATCTCGGCCGCCGAAGTGATCCGCATGGCACCGACGGTCAAACGTGCGGGTCTGCGTGGCGGCCTGCTCAATTGGGACGGCCAGCTCACCGACGACGCCCGGCTCACCGTCGCGATCGCGCGCACGGCCGCCGCGCACGGCGCGCGCATCCTCACACACTGTGCCGCGTCACAGGTCACGGGTACGGCAGCGACGGTGACCGACGAGCTGACCGGCGCCAGCCGCGCGATCCGCGCCCGCGCAGTGATCAATGCGACCGGGGTGTGGGCGGGCACCGTCGACCCCGCGATCGCATTGCGGCCGAGCCGGGGCACCCATCTGGTCTTCCGCCAGGACGTCTTCGGCGGTCTCACCGCCGGGCTGACGGTGCCCGTCCCAGGTGCGTTCGGCCGGTACGTCTTCGCACTCCCCCAGCCGGACGGGCGCATCTATGTGGGTCTGACCGACGAGGAGGCCGACGGTCCACTGCCCGACGTGCCGACCGCGTCCGAGGAAGAGATCGACTTCCTGCTGGCCACGGTCAGCCTCGCGCTCGATACCCCCCTGCGCCGGGACCACATCGCGGGTACCTTCGCCGGTCTTCGGCCGCTGTTGGACTCCGGTGCAGGGCGGACCGCGGACGTCTCACGCAAGCACGCGGTTCTCACCCGTGGCGACGGCTTGATCACCGTGGTGGGGGGCAAGCTGACCACCTACCGGCGGATGGCGCAGGACGCCGTCGACGCGGCCGTCACGGCCTCGGGCCTGCTCACCGGGCCCAGTGTGACCCGGTCGGTGCCGCTCGTCGGCGCGGCGCCGCGAGGGGAGCTGGCCGCTGTCGCGGCACCGCAGCGACTGGTGCACAAGTACGGCACCGAGGCCACCGCCGTGGCCGCCCTCGCCGAGGTGCAGCCGGCGCTGGCCGAGCCGGTGACGGCAGGCACGGAGATCACCGGCGCCGAAATGCTCTACGGCGCACTCGTCGAGGGCGCCCTGACGGTCGACGATCTTCTTGAACGCCGCACCCGTCTCTCGCTCATCCCCCATGTCGCCGCGGCGGCGACGAGCTCTGCGGAGGCTGCGCTCGCGGCTCAATGA
- a CDS encoding TetR/AcrR family transcriptional regulator, with product MMSQDLNEEVAAPARTPANAIDDQTILDAARDLMTTIGIRRTTMADVARAAQVSRATLYRRYPNVQALAATVTTREFSAALATLTPVPGDDTRESLARTVVHLTSSARSHPLLRRIIELDPEFLIPYLLHRQGRTSANQLDTLEAAVRAGQNDGSIRSGDPRELASVVLQAAWSSALSGPVFAGADGGDLLDSQLFDLVERYLRP from the coding sequence ATGATGTCGCAGGATCTCAACGAGGAGGTCGCGGCCCCGGCGCGGACCCCCGCGAACGCCATCGACGACCAGACGATCCTCGATGCCGCACGTGATCTGATGACCACGATCGGCATCCGGCGCACCACCATGGCCGATGTCGCGCGCGCCGCTCAAGTGTCGCGCGCCACACTGTATCGGCGCTACCCCAATGTCCAGGCTCTCGCGGCAACCGTCACCACACGCGAGTTCTCGGCAGCCCTCGCAACACTCACCCCGGTCCCGGGCGACGACACGCGCGAGAGCCTTGCGCGCACCGTCGTACACCTGACCTCGTCCGCGCGGTCCCACCCGTTGCTGCGCCGGATCATCGAACTCGATCCGGAGTTCTTGATCCCCTACCTGCTGCACCGCCAAGGCCGTACCTCGGCGAATCAGCTCGATACGCTCGAAGCGGCGGTCCGTGCCGGGCAGAACGACGGCAGCATCCGGTCGGGCGATCCCCGTGAACTGGCGTCCGTGGTACTCCAGGCCGCATGGTCATCCGCACTATCCGGGCCCGTCTTCGCCGGGGCCGACGGCGGCGATCTACTCGATTCCCAACTCTTCGATCTCGTCGAGAGGTATCTGCGCCCGTGA
- a CDS encoding FAD-binding oxidoreductase: MTSSEVELPVVAFEPGRWGDPATPMHLSDSVLGALTMLGIDGAPPEPITPVVAASRADESAVTALRATGADVSTDQADRLRHLRGYSTPDLLRFRTGDASDAPDVVVTARTADQVTAVLRVCGEAGFTLSPFAGGTAVTGGLAPERTRPVVALDLRGLTGLLDLDSVSQVATLAAGTRLPEAEKLLRERGFELGHFPQSYEGATIGGCAVTRSAGQSSIGYGRFDEMVVGLTVATPVGTSEIGTAPKSAAGPDLRQLFLGSEGVFGVVTAVRVRVHPVPAVRRFYGWHFTDFAAGAAAMRYLAQSAIRPTVLRLSDEAETGLNLANPGSAGTADGPVGGCLMIVGFEGDEPDVDCRDGYVSARLIELGGTFLGEGPGEAWRVGRFRGPYLRDPLLDAGALVETLETVTFWSNIDRLKADVTAAITGALGDQGSPAVVMCHISHVYPTGASLYFTVIAKALPDSLAQWTIAKRAANAAIRAAGASITHHHAVGVDHRATYLEEIGDVQLAALRAVKSALDPHGVLNPGVLLP, translated from the coding sequence ATGACTTCCTCCGAGGTGGAGCTTCCCGTCGTCGCTTTCGAGCCCGGTCGCTGGGGAGATCCGGCCACGCCGATGCACCTGTCCGATTCGGTGCTCGGCGCGCTGACCATGCTCGGCATCGATGGGGCGCCGCCCGAGCCGATCACACCCGTGGTGGCCGCGAGCCGGGCCGATGAATCCGCGGTCACCGCATTGCGCGCCACCGGTGCGGACGTCTCCACCGATCAGGCCGACCGGCTACGGCACCTGCGCGGCTACTCGACCCCCGATCTGCTGAGGTTTCGTACGGGCGACGCCTCCGACGCCCCTGATGTGGTGGTCACTGCGCGCACGGCCGACCAGGTGACCGCTGTTCTGCGGGTGTGCGGCGAGGCCGGGTTCACGCTCAGCCCGTTCGCGGGAGGTACCGCCGTCACCGGCGGACTCGCCCCGGAACGTACGCGCCCGGTCGTCGCGCTCGACCTGCGTGGTCTCACCGGCCTGCTCGACCTCGACTCCGTCTCGCAGGTCGCCACGCTCGCCGCCGGAACCCGGCTGCCCGAGGCGGAGAAGCTCTTGCGCGAGCGAGGCTTCGAGCTCGGTCACTTCCCCCAGTCCTACGAGGGCGCGACCATCGGCGGCTGTGCAGTCACCCGATCCGCCGGGCAGTCCTCGATCGGCTACGGCCGCTTCGACGAGATGGTCGTCGGGCTCACCGTCGCCACCCCGGTGGGCACCAGCGAGATCGGCACCGCACCCAAGTCTGCCGCCGGCCCCGACCTGCGCCAGCTGTTCCTCGGCTCCGAGGGGGTGTTCGGCGTGGTCACCGCCGTGCGTGTCCGGGTGCACCCCGTGCCGGCGGTCCGGCGTTTCTACGGCTGGCACTTCACCGACTTCGCCGCCGGTGCCGCAGCAATGCGGTACCTGGCCCAGAGCGCAATACGGCCGACGGTGCTGCGGCTGTCCGACGAGGCGGAGACCGGTCTCAATCTGGCGAACCCCGGATCCGCGGGCACGGCCGATGGCCCCGTCGGTGGGTGTCTGATGATCGTCGGCTTCGAGGGCGACGAGCCCGACGTCGACTGCCGGGACGGCTACGTCTCCGCGCGGCTGATCGAGCTGGGCGGCACGTTCCTCGGCGAGGGGCCCGGCGAGGCGTGGCGTGTGGGACGGTTCCGCGGCCCGTACCTCCGCGATCCACTACTCGACGCCGGGGCTCTGGTCGAGACGCTGGAGACCGTCACCTTCTGGTCCAATATCGACCGGCTCAAAGCCGATGTCACCGCGGCGATCACCGGCGCCCTCGGCGACCAGGGCAGCCCCGCGGTAGTCATGTGTCACATCTCGCACGTCTACCCGACCGGGGCTTCGTTGTACTTCACGGTGATCGCCAAAGCGCTACCGGATTCTTTGGCGCAGTGGACGATCGCCAAGCGGGCCGCGAACGCGGCGATCCGCGCGGCCGGTGCCTCGATCACGCATCACCACGCCGTCGGCGTCGACCACCGTGCGACCTACCTGGAGGAGATCGGCGACGTTCAGCTCGCGGCCCTGCGCGCCGTGAAGTCCGCGCTCGACCCGCACGGTGTGCTCAACCCCGGGGTTCTGCTCCCGTGA
- a CDS encoding diacylglycerol/lipid kinase family protein gives MSARPDVVAVINPISGGGAAREQWAAVAAELHRYGMDVEAVESDSGEDAAARAAEAAASGALTVAVGGDGQIRDVASGVLRVPGAPLGIAAAGRGNDFVRHLGMPIDPAGIAAVLADGRRRDLDVLTVGDRIAVGNVYVGLDSVATEMINRLRWMGPLAYRIAPALAALRWKPATFTVTVDGVAHRLLAHIVVIANSGRYGSGLHMVPSASADNGRIDVLAVRGEGSVVRLIGAMGEAKTGVHVHRPEVITFTGQEISVTADRPIPVHSDGDYLQKLPVTVGLRKAVLPVLVPR, from the coding sequence GTGAGCGCCCGGCCGGACGTGGTCGCCGTGATCAACCCGATCTCCGGCGGCGGTGCCGCCCGGGAGCAATGGGCCGCGGTGGCCGCCGAGTTGCACCGGTACGGCATGGATGTCGAAGCGGTCGAGTCCGACTCGGGTGAGGACGCAGCCGCTCGCGCGGCCGAGGCGGCGGCCAGTGGTGCCCTCACCGTCGCCGTCGGTGGCGACGGCCAGATCCGCGACGTGGCATCCGGTGTCCTGCGGGTGCCGGGCGCCCCGCTGGGCATCGCCGCCGCCGGCCGCGGCAATGATTTCGTCCGGCACCTGGGCATGCCCATCGACCCGGCGGGCATCGCCGCCGTCCTCGCCGACGGCCGCCGCCGCGACCTCGATGTGCTCACGGTGGGGGATCGGATCGCCGTGGGCAACGTGTACGTGGGCCTCGATTCCGTGGCGACGGAGATGATCAACCGCCTGCGCTGGATGGGTCCGCTGGCCTACCGCATCGCCCCGGCGCTGGCGGCCCTGCGGTGGAAGCCGGCGACCTTCACGGTGACCGTCGACGGTGTCGCGCACCGACTACTGGCGCACATCGTGGTCATCGCGAACTCCGGCCGCTACGGCAGCGGTCTGCACATGGTTCCCTCGGCGTCCGCGGATAACGGCCGCATCGACGTGCTCGCGGTGCGCGGCGAGGGGTCCGTGGTCAGGCTGATCGGGGCGATGGGGGAGGCGAAGACCGGTGTCCACGTACACCGCCCGGAGGTGATCACCTTCACCGGTCAGGAGATCTCCGTGACGGCCGATCGACCGATCCCGGTGCACTCCGACGGTGACTACCTGCAGAAGCTGCCCGTCACCGTCGGTCTCCGCAAAGCCGTTCTCCCGGTGCTCGTCCCGCGCTGA
- a CDS encoding DUF885 domain-containing protein, producing the protein MTSPIDDLADRFAQELAAADPVEATAVGVTDFDDRLTDYSPGGIRARIDLARTTLAELAALTPESDADRVTADALRERLGVQIELADAGRIVGDLNVIASPLQGIRDVFDLMGTGTDEADALLVARLSAVPAAVDSAISGLRARLTDGSWPFAALQVTECLTQAREAGEQVAANADRLSGPIPDGLVEAIHAAFARFATVLSDEIAPSAVPVDRSGGLGVGREAYPLYSRLFLGTNVDLEETYAWGQQLLASIVAEQHEVAQRLYPGSTVAEAITRLDTEPRYALHGTDALQAWMQRTSDESVAALAGTHFDIPAPLHHLDCRIAPSSSGGIYYTGPSADLTRPGSMWWSVPKGVTEFHTWQEKTTVYHEGVPGHHLQIGQAVIAPLNRWRKLYSFTSGHGEGWALYAERLMRDLGFLDDDGDLMGMLDSQRLRAARVVLDIGVHCGFEAPAEVGGGAWTYEKGWAFLRSHVAMSDEQLRFEYHRYLGWPGQAPSYSVGQRVWEQTRDAYLAAHPGSSVKDFHRDALALGGMGLDTLRAAIA; encoded by the coding sequence ATGACTTCGCCGATCGATGACCTCGCCGACCGCTTCGCCCAGGAACTCGCCGCGGCGGATCCGGTGGAGGCGACCGCGGTCGGGGTCACGGACTTCGACGACCGGCTCACGGACTACTCCCCCGGGGGCATTCGGGCCCGGATCGATCTGGCCCGCACCACGCTCGCGGAACTGGCCGCACTCACACCGGAGTCCGATGCCGACCGGGTGACCGCCGATGCACTGCGTGAACGCCTCGGTGTGCAGATCGAACTGGCCGACGCCGGACGGATCGTGGGCGACCTCAACGTGATCGCCTCACCGCTCCAAGGCATCCGCGATGTCTTCGACCTGATGGGTACCGGCACCGACGAGGCGGATGCCCTCCTCGTCGCGCGTCTGTCCGCGGTGCCCGCCGCCGTCGACTCGGCCATCTCGGGTCTGCGGGCCCGGCTCACCGACGGTTCGTGGCCGTTCGCCGCTCTTCAGGTCACCGAGTGCCTCACCCAGGCCCGCGAAGCGGGAGAGCAAGTCGCGGCGAACGCCGACCGGCTCAGCGGACCGATTCCGGACGGCCTCGTCGAGGCCATCCACGCGGCGTTCGCCAGGTTCGCCACGGTGCTCTCCGACGAGATCGCGCCGTCGGCGGTGCCGGTGGATCGTTCGGGCGGTCTGGGAGTGGGGCGCGAGGCCTATCCGCTGTACTCGCGGCTGTTCCTGGGCACCAATGTCGATCTGGAGGAGACGTACGCCTGGGGGCAGCAGCTGCTGGCGTCGATCGTCGCCGAACAGCACGAGGTCGCGCAGCGGCTGTACCCGGGATCGACGGTGGCGGAGGCGATCACGCGCCTGGACACCGAGCCGCGGTACGCACTGCACGGCACCGATGCACTCCAGGCATGGATGCAGCGGACCTCGGACGAGTCGGTCGCCGCCCTGGCGGGCACACACTTCGATATCCCGGCGCCGCTGCATCACTTGGACTGCCGGATCGCGCCGAGCAGCAGCGGCGGCATCTACTACACCGGACCCTCGGCCGACCTGACTCGTCCGGGTTCGATGTGGTGGTCGGTTCCGAAGGGCGTCACCGAGTTCCACACCTGGCAGGAGAAGACCACCGTCTACCACGAAGGTGTCCCGGGACACCACCTGCAGATCGGGCAGGCCGTGATCGCGCCGCTGAACCGCTGGCGCAAGCTGTACTCGTTCACCTCGGGACACGGTGAGGGCTGGGCGCTGTACGCGGAACGACTCATGCGGGATCTCGGCTTCCTCGACGACGACGGCGACCTCATGGGCATGCTCGACTCGCAGCGGCTGCGCGCGGCGCGAGTGGTGCTCGACATCGGTGTGCACTGCGGCTTCGAGGCGCCCGCCGAGGTGGGTGGAGGCGCGTGGACGTACGAGAAGGGCTGGGCCTTCCTGCGCTCGCACGTCGCCATGTCCGACGAGCAGCTCCGGTTCGAGTACCACCGATACCTGGGCTGGCCCGGCCAGGCACCGTCGTACTCGGTGGGACAGCGGGTATGGGAGCAGACCCGCGACGCCTACCTCGCGGCGCACCCGGGATCGTCGGTCAAGGACTTCCACCGGGACGCCCTCGCCCTGGGCGGCATGGGTCTGGACACCCTGCGCGCCGCGATCGCCTGA
- a CDS encoding neutral zinc metallopeptidase, whose protein sequence is MTFRDNGPLDTSAVSAGGGVGRSVMIGGGSIGTVIIGLLIYFLTGGSGGDPNSASPAGPGAGAGAGLSQSEQEMNDRIRACTPQLANTDTTCRIVATTNSLNKVWPQLLRGYQPPKGGTRIMPVGANSINTACGVAGADTGPFYCPSDQVAVFQLDFMDRVIQKMGGSNAAFSQEYIVAHEFGHHVQTLLGDIKNSQKGSGADGGSVRTELQADCYAGMWGSRADKGPDAMLEPLSQQDVSAAIQTAQAIGDDTIQRNAGRNPNPESFSHGTSAQRVKWFTIGYRANGNIAQCDTFSGAI, encoded by the coding sequence ATGACCTTTCGGGATAACGGACCTCTCGATACCAGTGCAGTCAGCGCTGGCGGCGGCGTCGGCCGCAGTGTGATGATCGGCGGCGGCAGCATCGGCACCGTCATCATCGGCCTGCTGATCTACTTCCTCACCGGCGGCAGCGGCGGCGATCCGAACTCGGCCTCCCCCGCCGGGCCCGGCGCCGGAGCCGGAGCGGGCCTGAGCCAGTCCGAGCAGGAAATGAACGATCGCATCCGGGCCTGCACCCCCCAGTTGGCGAACACGGACACCACCTGCCGGATCGTGGCGACCACCAACTCACTCAACAAGGTCTGGCCTCAGTTGCTCCGCGGCTACCAACCGCCGAAGGGGGGAACCAGGATCATGCCCGTGGGTGCGAACTCCATCAACACCGCCTGTGGCGTCGCGGGCGCCGATACCGGGCCGTTCTATTGCCCGAGCGACCAGGTCGCCGTCTTCCAGCTCGACTTCATGGATCGAGTGATCCAGAAGATGGGCGGGTCGAACGCCGCGTTCTCGCAGGAGTACATCGTCGCCCACGAATTCGGCCATCACGTGCAGACGCTGCTCGGTGACATCAAGAACTCGCAGAAGGGGTCCGGCGCCGACGGCGGCTCCGTGCGCACCGAACTGCAGGCCGACTGCTATGCAGGCATGTGGGGCTCGCGAGCCGATAAGGGCCCCGACGCGATGCTCGAACCGCTCTCACAGCAGGATGTCTCGGCCGCCATCCAGACCGCGCAGGCGATCGGCGACGACACCATCCAGCGCAATGCGGGCCGCAACCCCAATCCGGAGTCCTTCTCGCACGGCACCTCCGCGCAGCGCGTGAAGTGGTTCACCATCGGATACCGGGCGAACGGGAACATCGCCCAGTGCGACACCTTCAGCGGCGCCATCTGA
- the aspS gene encoding aspartate--tRNA ligase — MLRTHLAGSLRAEDAGTVVTLTGWVARRRDHGGVIFIDLRDSSGVAQVVFRESAVAEQAHRLRSEYCVLVTGTVEKRPEGSENPNLPSGAIEVNVTDLTVLNESAPLPFQLDEEPGEEARLKYRYLDLRREGPAAAIKLRSQANAVARNILALNDFTEIETPTLTRSTPEGARDFLVPARLRPGTFYALPQSPQLFKQLLMVAGMERYYQIARCYRDEDFRADRQPEFTQLDIEMSFVDQEDVIALGEQIVKALWSLIGHEIPTPIPRLTYAEAMRRFGSDKPDLRFGLELVECTEYFSGTPFRVFQAPYVGAVVMPGGASQPRRQLDAWQEWAKQRGARGLAYVLIGEDGELTGPVAKNLSDDERAGLAAHVGAQPGDCVFFAAGPTKTMRALLGAARGEIADKLGLIKDGDWAFTWVVDAPLFEPADDATASGDVAVGDGAWTAVHHAFTSPKPESIDTFDTDPGSALAYAYDIVCNGNEIGGGSIRIHRRDVQERVFAIMGIDEEQAREKFGFLLDAFSYGAPPHGGIAFGWDRVVSLLAGAPSIREVIAFPKSGGGVDPLTDAPAAITAQQRRESGMDAKPKAAEPKPDPAAAQPTE, encoded by the coding sequence GTGCTGCGCACCCACCTTGCTGGATCGTTGCGAGCGGAGGATGCCGGCACCGTCGTCACCCTCACCGGCTGGGTCGCCCGCCGACGTGACCACGGCGGCGTCATCTTCATCGACCTGCGCGACAGCTCGGGTGTGGCGCAGGTGGTCTTCCGGGAGTCCGCGGTCGCCGAGCAGGCCCACCGCCTGCGCTCCGAGTACTGCGTGCTGGTGACCGGCACCGTCGAGAAGCGTCCCGAGGGCAGCGAGAACCCGAACCTGCCGTCCGGCGCGATCGAGGTCAACGTCACCGACCTGACCGTGCTCAACGAGTCGGCGCCGCTGCCGTTCCAGCTCGATGAGGAGCCCGGTGAGGAAGCGCGCCTGAAGTACCGCTACCTGGATCTGCGCCGCGAGGGCCCGGCGGCTGCGATCAAGCTGCGCAGCCAGGCCAATGCGGTGGCGCGCAACATCTTGGCGCTCAACGACTTCACCGAGATCGAGACGCCGACGCTGACCCGGTCCACCCCGGAGGGCGCCCGCGACTTCCTGGTGCCCGCGCGCCTGCGCCCCGGCACCTTCTACGCGCTGCCGCAGAGCCCGCAGCTGTTCAAGCAGCTGCTCATGGTCGCGGGCATGGAGCGGTATTACCAGATCGCGCGCTGCTACCGCGACGAGGACTTCCGCGCCGACCGGCAGCCCGAGTTCACCCAGCTCGACATCGAGATGAGCTTCGTGGACCAGGAGGACGTGATCGCCCTCGGCGAGCAGATCGTCAAGGCGCTCTGGTCGCTCATCGGCCACGAGATCCCCACCCCGATCCCGCGCCTGACCTACGCCGAGGCGATGCGCCGCTTCGGCTCGGACAAGCCGGACCTGCGCTTCGGGCTCGAACTGGTCGAGTGCACCGAGTACTTCTCCGGCACCCCGTTCCGCGTCTTCCAGGCGCCGTACGTCGGTGCGGTCGTCATGCCGGGCGGCGCGAGCCAGCCCCGCCGCCAGCTCGACGCCTGGCAGGAGTGGGCCAAGCAGCGCGGCGCCCGCGGCCTCGCGTACGTGCTGATCGGCGAGGACGGCGAGCTCACCGGCCCCGTCGCCAAGAACCTCTCGGACGACGAACGCGCCGGCCTCGCGGCCCATGTGGGTGCCCAGCCGGGCGACTGCGTCTTCTTCGCCGCCGGCCCCACCAAGACGATGCGCGCCCTGCTCGGCGCGGCCCGCGGCGAGATCGCCGACAAGCTGGGCCTGATCAAGGACGGCGACTGGGCCTTCACCTGGGTCGTCGACGCCCCGTTGTTCGAGCCGGCCGACGACGCCACCGCCTCGGGCGACGTGGCCGTGGGCGACGGCGCCTGGACGGCGGTGCACCACGCCTTCACCAGCCCCAAGCCCGAGTCGATCGACACCTTCGACACCGATCCGGGCAGCGCCCTGGCCTACGCCTACGACATCGTCTGCAACGGCAACGAGATCGGCGGCGGCTCGATCCGTATCCACCGCCGCGACGTCCAGGAGCGCGTCTTCGCGATCATGGGCATCGACGAGGAGCAGGCCCGCGAGAAGTTCGGCTTCCTGCTCGACGCCTTCTCCTACGGCGCACCGCCGCACGGCGGCATCGCCTTCGGCTGGGACCGTGTGGTCTCGCTGCTCGCCGGTGCGCCGTCGATCCGCGAAGTCATCGCGTTCCCGAAGTCGGGTGGTGGCGTCGACCCGCTCACGGACGCGCCCGCGGCGATCACCGCGCAACAACGCCGTGAATCCGGCATGGACGCCAAGCCCAAGGCCGCCGAGCCGAAGCCCGATCCGGCCGCCGCACAGCCCACCGAGTAG